The following nucleotide sequence is from Peribacillus sp. ACCC06369.
CGATGATTACGACATTTTCCTGTGCCGCAGAACGCAGGCTGATATTGCTTGCGGGAAAAGCATCGTTCATCCAATGCCATTTGTCCCCATTCAGGTGTAAGACCCTTTCTTCCGTAAGGAATTCCAGTACGTCCATAATCTCTGTTTTTCCAAAGGTATCGCCTTTTTTAAATGGCAGCTCATATGCTGCACATTTGACATGATCAACCAAGATCAAAAGATTATCTGGATTGATTCTTGCAGTTTCTGGATTTCTGGTAAAAAAGTAATCGGGATTCTGGACGATATATTGATCAAGGGCACTAGAACTGCCGACCATGATGATCAGTGCTTCACCATGCCTTCTTCCTGCTCGTCCCGCCTGTTGCCATGCACTGGATATCGATCCAGGGTAACCAGTCATTATGCAAACCTGGAGCTGGCCGATATCGACACCCAACTCAAGTGCATTCGTAGATATAACCCCATAAATGGAACCATCCCTGAGGCCCTGTTCAATTTCTCTGCGCTGTGTTGGCAGATACCCCCCGCGATAGCCCCTGATCGATTTTGGCCCCAATTGCTTTGAGACGAGTTCCTGTAAATAGGTCAATAGAATTTCCACACGAACCCTGCTTCGCGCAAAAACGATCGTTTGAATTTTATTCTTCAAAAATTCATTTGCGAGCTTCCTGACTTCCAAAACCGCACTCCTTCGAATGTTTAGTGGTTTATTGACTATTGGGGGATTGTAAAACACAAAATGCTTTTTCCCACTTGGGGCCCCGTTATTATCGATGAGGACCATTTTTTTTTCCGTAAGCTCTTCTGCCAACTCTTTTGGGTTATTGATCGTAGCGGAGGTACAGACAAAGACAGGGTCGCTTCCATAAAACTTGCAGATCCTTTTTAATCTTCTTATGACGTTAGCGGTATGACTTCCAAAAACGCCGCGGTAAATATGGAGTTCATCGATGACCACATACTTCAAGTTTTCAAACAAAGAAACCCATTTCGTGTGATGCGGCAAGATTCCGGAATGGAGCATATCAGGATTGGTGATCACGATATGCCCGGCCTGTCGGATTTTTTGCCTGATATTTGAAGGTGTGTCCCCGTCGTACGTATAACTATTTATCTGAGCATCCATTTCATGAATCATTTCGTTCAATTCGCTTTTTTGATCATAACTCAGCGCTTTTGTCGGAAAAATATACAGTGCTCTGGTTTTTTCATCTTCAAGTATTTTTTGAAGGACCGGCAAATTATAGCAAAAGGTTTTACCAGAAGCAGTTGGGGTGACCGCTACAAGGCTATTGCCACTGACAGCTGTATCAAATGCCGTTGCCTGATGCGTATACAACCCATTTATTCCCCGTTTTTCAAGAGCATGCTTGATCTTATCATTCATTCGATCGGGAAAAGGGACATGTTTTGCTTCTTTCGCTTCAATTACTTGCCAATGTACAATATTATCTTTAAAATTTTCATTGGTTTTTAAATCCGTGATGATTTCTTGTAAATTTTTTCGCAGTTTCATATAACCACCTCATACTCCTATTCTATCGAATGAACGTTCTATGCAAAAGGGAAACTATTTCCTATTCAAAAAAAAACAAGAAACGGCAACAGCCCGTTTCCTGCTTAGACTTTTTTCAGTTAATTTTTCTCGACATAGCGAATGATTTCTTCGATTAGTCTGTTTGGAGCTTCCACCATTCCCATATGGCCGCTCCCCTCAAGTATAACTTCATTAATATGACTCCCTTTTACAGAAAAGGTTTTTTCAGCGGGAATCACCTTATCTTGTTCACCTGCAACCAAAAGGACCGGCAGCTTCGTATCTTTAAGTACATGATTTCTGTCTGTTCTGTTCCTCATGGCATGCAAAGATCCGATTGCTCCACTTTCACTGGTTTTATAACCGATTTCCTTAGTATGTTCAATATTTGGATCATCGGAATGAGCGAAAAGCTTTGGTACAAGTCCGTCAATGAAAGCAGGGATTCCATCCATTTCGATTTTCTCAACAGATTTTAAACGTCCCTCCTTACCAGCCTCATCATCCGGAAAAGCTGTAGAATGAATCAGTGAAAAACCAGACAATTTCCCAGGAAACCTTTCGGCGAATGCCAAGGTGACATATCCCCCTAGCGAATGACCAAACATATAAACCTGTCCGATTTTCAGTTCTTCCAAAAATGACGCAATATCAGCAGCCATATCTTCAATTGAGAAAGACTTCCCTATTTCCTCACTTGACCCATGTCCTCGTAAATCAACGGCAACAACCCGGTATTCATCCTTTAATTCAGCAATGATGTCACTCCAATATTCATGACTTCCACAAAATCCATGGATAAACAACAACGTTTTATTTCCTTTCCCGGTATCTATGTAGGAAAGCTTGCTATTTTTTGTCTTATTCATATCAATCCCTCATTTCCTTTATTGATCATTCAGTAACTTTATTCCCTATAGACCCGTATCTAAAACCCAAGAATGCATTCACAATTCTTCAGTCCTCACATAGCCTATAGGCAAAGGAATTTTTTAGGAAGGAGCACCGTGATGACCTCTTCTGAAAAAAAAAATAATCGGAATCGAATAGAACCCTTTACCCATTTCATTAACAAAATGGATCGACTGTTTTCCGAAAGGCCACCTAAAGGTATGCTGCAATCCCTTGACGATTTCTTCGGTTCAACTAAAGAACGCAGCTTTCCGGTTGATGTTCACGAGACGCTTTCAGAATATACCCTTACCGCTACCTTGCCTGGTATTGCACGCAGCCAGATTTCAATTGATGTGCTGACCCATGCAGTAACCATAACTGCAAAGCATGTAGATAGGAAGCACAAAACTCAAGGAATGTTTCAAAAGGAAGTTTCAGCAGGTACATTTTCAAGAACCATTTCCTTTCCAAAAGCGATTGATGAAGCAAAAGTGACCGCACGACATCGCGATGGCATCCTCACGCTTCACCTTCCCAAAATCAGAGGGAATCGTATTGAAATCAATTAGGCAAGATTAAAAGCAGACTTTAAAAAGTGGCTGGGTCACTTGTAAGTCTGCTTTTATACTTTATTCACCATTTAAACTTTGAAGAAGCCCCCTACTCCTTTGACCATTGAAGATACTTGAGAAACTGTATTCATCATTTGTCCAGCTGTATTCATCATCTTCGTTATATCCATTGAGCCATCTTGTGTTTTGAATTGATTCATGACCGATTTGATACCCGATGGCTGTGGCTTTTGCATGAACTGCTGCTTAGGATAAGGATTATAAGCCTGCTGCTGACTTTGTGGGGGCCGTTTAGCTGGCTGCAGCGGATTGGCGAACGGACTAAAAGCTTGCGGCTGCTGATTGGACTGCATTTGTTGCATTTGTTGCATTTGTGGCATTTGCGGCAGTGGCTGCATTACACTGGTGCCCGGATAAGCTCCCACAGGCATCGCCTGCTGCTGAACTGGTTGGAATGGGTGATAGGCCGCTTGCTGATATGGATCATGATATGGCGTCATATAGCCCCCTGTATCCTGGGGAAGATATGGATACATAAATGGTTGTTCAAGATTATGATTATTTGGCGGAGGATACTGCATTGGCTGCTGGTACCCTCCCCAATATTCCGGCATTGATTGAGGATACTGTCCTTGATTTGGGGAGACTTGGTTAAAACCGGATCTCATCATGTTCAATGAGCCCTCCTCTTTTTTCATTACATGGTTCTGATAATATATGAAAAAAGAGGAAATATAGTGTAGGTGATTTTATGATAAAATCCGATCGATTTCCGCTTTTACATTATGAAGGATAAATTCGACCGATTGGATATGACTTTTAAATCGCTTGTAACTGGTTTTAGGAAAGAATGCCTGAACGGCTACATCAGAAAGGTTATGAGCGGTTTGTTCGATTTGCTCGGGGAAAAGATGCTTAAACTCGGTTTCTTTCATCCACTCCTTCATTCCAGTTTCCCATTCGATGCATACGGTCCTGACTTGGTCTGCGAAGGGCTTGACTTCCGAAAAGAAATCCTTTTCCTTTCCTTCCTTGCGTACACCCTCATAGATATCATCGGCTTGGACCGTATATTTTATTAATTGTTCAGTCAATAGCTGCAGTTTTTCTTTTTGCACAATATATTCCTCCGCACGTTTGTTTCCCTTTAGTATAATCCAGTTCTTTATAAAATGATATTCTGTTGGCTTATACGTGCAATTCAGTTAAAACCTTGTGATTAATTATTGATTTTTCCGGAACAATGGAAAAGGAATGGTTTTCACCTTCAACATTCACCCAATAATCCTCGGCTTTTTCAATGGCTTCCTGGGCTTCATTAACTAATGTATATTGCTCTGCCCATAGTTTGCACCGGACTGTATTTACAGTTTCCCCATATGAAATTTCCAAACGATCCAGGCTGGTACTGATCTCAGCTATCATCCTTAATATTTCCTCTGTTGCGACACTTTTATTGACCATGCTGATCCCTCCCATTCTTTACCTGTACTATTCTTTTTTTTATCACAAAGCCCTTCATGACTGACAAAACTAGAAGGGAATCGGCAAAGAAAGTGTAATTCACTTAATTTATTATGCCCTTCGACAACAATGGCAGAATGAAGAATGGAGTTTTAAACAAAAAT
It contains:
- a CDS encoding DEAD/DEAH box helicase yields the protein MKLRKNLQEIITDLKTNENFKDNIVHWQVIEAKEAKHVPFPDRMNDKIKHALEKRGINGLYTHQATAFDTAVSGNSLVAVTPTASGKTFCYNLPVLQKILEDEKTRALYIFPTKALSYDQKSELNEMIHEMDAQINSYTYDGDTPSNIRQKIRQAGHIVITNPDMLHSGILPHHTKWVSLFENLKYVVIDELHIYRGVFGSHTANVIRRLKRICKFYGSDPVFVCTSATINNPKELAEELTEKKMVLIDNNGAPSGKKHFVFYNPPIVNKPLNIRRSAVLEVRKLANEFLKNKIQTIVFARSRVRVEILLTYLQELVSKQLGPKSIRGYRGGYLPTQRREIEQGLRDGSIYGVISTNALELGVDIGQLQVCIMTGYPGSISSAWQQAGRAGRRHGEALIIMVGSSSALDQYIVQNPDYFFTRNPETARINPDNLLILVDHVKCAAYELPFKKGDTFGKTEIMDVLEFLTEERVLHLNGDKWHWMNDAFPASNISLRSAAQENVVIIDQTNAPVNRVIGEMDTFSAMTLLHDEAIYLHQGMQFQVEELDWEEKKAYVREVNVDYYTDANLAVQLSVLEVDKQRTFASTAAAFGDVAIRAMPTIFKKIKFETHENIGSGPISLPEMELHTSSAMLSMEPDIFEWDENRIEQGMIGASHALNYMIPLYVMCDPHDIHVYPQVKAAHNEKPTIFIYDSYPGGIGLSDKVYENSEVILLETISMIDNCTCESGCPSCIGTESATKTAKSDAKQLLGQFFKEKQA
- a CDS encoding Hsp20/alpha crystallin family protein, whose amino-acid sequence is MDRLFSERPPKGMLQSLDDFFGSTKERSFPVDVHETLSEYTLTATLPGIARSQISIDVLTHAVTITAKHVDRKHKTQGMFQKEVSAGTFSRTISFPKAIDEAKVTARHRDGILTLHLPKIRGNRIEIN
- a CDS encoding YppE family protein yields the protein MQKEKLQLLTEQLIKYTVQADDIYEGVRKEGKEKDFFSEVKPFADQVRTVCIEWETGMKEWMKETEFKHLFPEQIEQTAHNLSDVAVQAFFPKTSYKRFKSHIQSVEFILHNVKAEIDRILS
- a CDS encoding alpha/beta hydrolase produces the protein MNKTKNSKLSYIDTGKGNKTLLFIHGFCGSHEYWSDIIAELKDEYRVVAVDLRGHGSSEEIGKSFSIEDMAADIASFLEELKIGQVYMFGHSLGGYVTLAFAERFPGKLSGFSLIHSTAFPDDEAGKEGRLKSVEKIEMDGIPAFIDGLVPKLFAHSDDPNIEHTKEIGYKTSESGAIGSLHAMRNRTDRNHVLKDTKLPVLLVAGEQDKVIPAEKTFSVKGSHINEVILEGSGHMGMVEAPNRLIEEIIRYVEKN
- a CDS encoding YppG family protein → MMRSGFNQVSPNQGQYPQSMPEYWGGYQQPMQYPPPNNHNLEQPFMYPYLPQDTGGYMTPYHDPYQQAAYHPFQPVQQQAMPVGAYPGTSVMQPLPQMPQMQQMQQMQSNQQPQAFSPFANPLQPAKRPPQSQQQAYNPYPKQQFMQKPQPSGIKSVMNQFKTQDGSMDITKMMNTAGQMMNTVSQVSSMVKGVGGFFKV